One region of Streptomyces davaonensis JCM 4913 genomic DNA includes:
- a CDS encoding LacI family DNA-binding transcriptional regulator — protein MARGSTRPTSRDVAQAAGVSQAAVSLVLGDKWRGRVSEATAERVRQAARELGYRPNLAARNLRLGRTRTVLLVVPALTTEFFAGVYTGAARVAAAHGFGVVLYPSPEGIGPARDPFASAQAALDGVIASSMAADALTAIRGDQLPLVMLDSDPTGSLGAATVNLDIADGVRQIAEHLLSLGHRRFLHLAADVASWTFEVRARELHTRLAAVPGTTLATARAPISIEGAQRAAEAALATPGPRPTALICDDDKLAAGAYKAARRLGLAVPEDLSVTGLDDLALATAIDPELTTVRLDAELFGERGMRALLAVLEGRTPDAGDIPVELVVRGSTAPPSAS, from the coding sequence GTGGCCCGAGGCAGCACCCGCCCCACCAGCCGGGACGTCGCACAGGCCGCAGGCGTCTCCCAGGCCGCGGTCTCCCTGGTGCTCGGCGACAAATGGCGCGGCCGCGTCTCCGAGGCCACCGCCGAACGAGTCCGGCAGGCCGCCCGCGAACTCGGCTACCGGCCCAACCTCGCCGCCCGCAACCTACGGCTCGGCCGCACCCGCACCGTCCTCCTCGTCGTCCCCGCGCTCACCACGGAGTTCTTCGCCGGCGTCTACACCGGCGCCGCCCGCGTGGCCGCCGCCCACGGCTTCGGCGTCGTCCTGTACCCCTCCCCCGAAGGCATCGGCCCCGCGCGGGACCCCTTCGCCTCCGCCCAGGCCGCCCTCGACGGCGTGATCGCCTCCTCCATGGCCGCCGACGCCCTCACCGCCATCCGCGGCGACCAACTGCCCCTGGTGATGCTCGACAGCGACCCGACCGGCAGCCTGGGCGCCGCCACCGTCAACCTGGACATCGCCGACGGTGTACGCCAGATCGCCGAGCACCTGCTGAGCCTCGGCCACCGCCGCTTCCTGCACCTGGCGGCCGACGTGGCCTCCTGGACCTTCGAGGTACGCGCCCGCGAGCTGCACACACGCCTGGCCGCCGTCCCCGGCACCACACTGGCCACGGCACGCGCCCCGATCTCCATCGAAGGCGCCCAGCGCGCCGCCGAAGCCGCCCTCGCTACACCAGGACCCCGCCCCACGGCCCTCATCTGCGACGACGACAAACTCGCGGCCGGCGCCTACAAAGCCGCCCGCCGCCTGGGCCTGGCCGTCCCCGAGGACCTCTCCGTCACCGGCTTGGACGACCTCGCCCTCGCCACCGCCATCGACCCGGAGCTGACGACCGTACGCCTGGACGCGGAGCTGTTCGGGGAGCGCGGCATGCGGGCCCTGCTGGCCGTCCTGGAGGGCCGTACGCCCGACGCGGGGGACATTCCCGTCGAACTGGTCGTACGGGGCTCCACAGCGCCCCCAAGCGCCTCCTGA
- a CDS encoding MFS transporter, protein MAAGYLEILRARHATRLLVGTLVGRLPNATAAIAIVLFVRAEGGTYSLAGALAAVYGVANAVGQPVLGRLVDLHGQPRVQLPSAVVSALGMAVFAFTGIGPLALAYAAVAVAGLFTPPLEGGLRALWPSVLGKEGQVHTAYAMDAVAQEVMFTVGPLLVTLCTSLWSAQAALLVLNVIGVLGALSVVVSAPSRAWRSAPREAHWLGALRSPGLLALLGAFIFVGIALGSITVASVPYADEHGGDAVYGWLMAALGLGALVGGTVYGARQWSGEPGRRLTVLVALLAVCYLPLMLMPGAVPMVLLTVLSGVFLAPCIACAFVLVDRHAPRGTVTEAFSWLVTTFTVGASVGTGLAGPVVEAGGALWGFAVPGVAGAVSLLVLLATGRVLAASGQGAVVAASSENDPNRAVEPRFSTGDRA, encoded by the coding sequence ATGGCCGCGGGATACCTGGAGATCCTCAGGGCGAGGCACGCCACGCGGCTGCTCGTCGGCACGCTGGTGGGCCGGCTGCCGAATGCCACCGCCGCCATCGCGATCGTGCTCTTCGTCCGCGCCGAGGGCGGCACGTACAGCCTCGCGGGGGCGCTGGCGGCCGTCTACGGCGTCGCCAACGCCGTGGGGCAGCCGGTGCTGGGGCGGCTGGTGGATCTGCACGGGCAGCCGCGGGTGCAGTTGCCCTCCGCCGTGGTGTCGGCGCTCGGTATGGCCGTCTTCGCCTTCACCGGTATCGGGCCGCTCGCGCTCGCCTACGCGGCCGTGGCGGTCGCCGGACTGTTCACGCCGCCCTTGGAGGGCGGTCTGCGGGCGTTGTGGCCGTCTGTGCTCGGCAAGGAGGGCCAGGTGCACACGGCGTACGCGATGGATGCCGTGGCGCAGGAAGTCATGTTCACCGTCGGGCCGTTGCTGGTGACGCTGTGCACCTCGCTGTGGTCGGCGCAGGCGGCGCTGCTCGTGCTGAACGTCATAGGCGTTCTGGGTGCGCTGTCCGTGGTGGTGTCGGCGCCCTCGCGCGCGTGGCGCTCGGCGCCGCGTGAGGCGCACTGGCTGGGCGCGCTGCGCTCGCCCGGACTGCTGGCGCTGCTCGGTGCGTTCATCTTCGTTGGCATCGCGCTCGGCTCCATCACGGTCGCCTCGGTGCCGTATGCGGACGAGCACGGCGGTGACGCGGTCTACGGCTGGCTGATGGCGGCCCTGGGGCTCGGCGCGCTCGTCGGGGGCACGGTGTACGGGGCGCGGCAGTGGTCGGGGGAGCCGGGGCGGCGACTGACGGTGCTGGTGGCCCTTCTGGCGGTGTGTTACCTGCCGCTGATGCTGATGCCGGGCGCGGTTCCCATGGTGCTGCTGACCGTGCTGTCGGGTGTGTTCCTCGCTCCGTGCATCGCTTGTGCCTTTGTGCTCGTCGACCGGCACGCCCCGCGCGGGACGGTCACCGAGGCTTTCTCCTGGCTTGTGACGACGTTCACCGTCGGCGCGTCGGTCGGAACAGGGCTCGCGGGCCCGGTCGTCGAGGCCGGTGGCGCCCTGTGGGGCTTCGCCGTTCCGGGTGTCGCGGGAGCCGTGTCGCTGCTGGTCCTGCTGGCCACGGGGCGGGTCCTCGCAGCGTCCGGGCAGGGAGCGGTCGTTGCGGCTTCATCGGAAAATGATCCAAACCGTGCCGTCGAACCCCGTTTCAGCACCGGGGATCGGGCGTAA
- the pafA gene encoding Pup--protein ligase: MDRRIFGLENEYGVTCTFRGQRRLSPDEVARYLFRRVVSWGRSSNVFLRNGARLYLDVGSHPEYATPECDNVTELVTHDKAGERILEGLLVDAERRLHEEGIAGDVYLFKNNTDSAGNSYGCHENYLVARHGEFSRLADILIPFLVTRQLLCGAGKVLQTPRGAVYCVSQRAEHIWEGVSSATTRSRPIINTRDEPHADAERYRRLHVIVGDSNMSETTMLLKVGATDLVLRMIEAGTVMRDLTLENPIRAIREVSHDITGRRKVRLASGREASALEVQREYYEKAVDFCERRGIRTGTVEQVLELWGRTLDSIESEDLDRIGTEIDWVMKYKLIERYRAKHNMTMSHPRVAQIDLAYHDIHRRRGLYYLLERKGQAARICNDLKIFEGKSVPPQTTRARLRGDFIRRAQEQRRDFTVDWVHLKLNDQAQRTVLCKDPFRSVDDRVEKLIAGM; encoded by the coding sequence ATGGACCGCCGCATTTTCGGGCTGGAGAACGAGTACGGCGTCACGTGCACGTTCAGGGGACAGCGCCGTCTGTCGCCTGACGAGGTGGCGCGGTACCTCTTCCGCCGTGTCGTGTCATGGGGCCGCAGCAGCAATGTCTTTCTGCGGAACGGCGCCCGCCTCTATCTCGACGTGGGGTCACATCCGGAATACGCGACACCCGAATGTGACAACGTGACCGAACTGGTCACGCACGACAAGGCAGGCGAGCGCATTCTGGAAGGGCTACTGGTGGACGCCGAACGACGCCTGCACGAGGAAGGAATCGCGGGCGACGTCTACCTCTTCAAGAACAACACCGACTCGGCGGGCAACTCCTACGGTTGCCACGAGAACTATCTGGTGGCGCGGCACGGGGAGTTCTCCCGGCTCGCGGACATCCTCATTCCGTTCCTTGTCACGCGTCAGCTCCTGTGCGGCGCGGGCAAGGTGCTCCAGACCCCGCGCGGGGCCGTGTACTGCGTGAGTCAGCGGGCGGAGCACATCTGGGAGGGCGTCTCCTCGGCGACGACCCGTTCCCGGCCCATCATCAACACTCGCGACGAGCCGCACGCGGACGCCGAGCGCTATCGCCGGCTGCATGTCATCGTGGGCGACTCCAACATGTCCGAGACGACCATGCTGCTCAAGGTCGGTGCCACCGATCTGGTGCTGCGCATGATCGAGGCGGGCACGGTGATGCGGGACCTCACCCTGGAGAACCCGATCCGGGCGATCCGCGAGGTCAGCCATGACATCACCGGCCGGCGCAAGGTGCGCCTGGCCAGCGGCCGCGAGGCTTCCGCGCTGGAGGTGCAGCGGGAGTACTACGAGAAGGCCGTGGACTTCTGCGAGCGCCGCGGTATCCGCACCGGCACCGTGGAGCAGGTGCTGGAGCTGTGGGGCCGCACGCTGGACTCGATCGAGTCGGAGGATCTCGACCGGATCGGCACCGAGATCGACTGGGTCATGAAGTACAAGCTCATCGAGCGCTATCGGGCCAAGCACAACATGACCATGTCGCATCCGCGGGTGGCGCAGATAGACCTCGCCTACCACGACATCCACCGCCGTCGTGGGCTGTACTACCTGCTGGAGAGGAAGGGTCAAGCAGCGCGGATCTGCAATGACTTGAAGATCTTCGAAGGCAAGTCCGTTCCGCCGCAGACCACTCGGGCCCGGCTGCGCGGCGACTTCATCCGCAGGGCCCAGGAACAGCGCCGGGACTTCACCGTCGACTGGGTCCATCTCAAGCTCAACGACCAGGCCCAGCGCACGGTGTTGTGCAAGGACCCGTTCCGTTCCGTGGACGACCGGGTGGAGAAACTGATCGCCGGTATGTGA
- a CDS encoding FKBP-type peptidyl-prolyl cis-trans isomerase, with amino-acid sequence MRRRSLLIAVPAGLATLAACGDDDADSSEASDSASPSAPETSAAPSPKIVDGPLPAITAGTKFGEKPTVAKGSGDPSKDLAVKTVIAGNGQTVAENDYIQAHYLGQIWSSAKVFDNSYDRKTPLVIQLAQGSIIDGWRYALPGKKVGSRVQMAVPPTWGYGTQGNSQAGIKGTDTLVFVVDVQGTFNAKSSAKGTEVAQDNVDLPKVGTNTDGKAPSIEVPETDAPTKLVANYILEGDGAEVGAEDSVLVQYKGVLWDGGKEFDATYTNKQLVSFSLQQVVKGWAQGLTGKKVGSRVLIVIPPDLGYGDNPPQGSGIKKDSTLVFSVDILAKM; translated from the coding sequence GTGCGCCGACGCTCACTCCTCATTGCCGTACCCGCCGGACTGGCCACGCTCGCCGCGTGCGGCGACGACGACGCCGACTCCAGCGAGGCCAGCGACAGCGCGTCGCCCTCGGCCCCCGAGACGTCGGCCGCGCCGTCGCCGAAGATCGTGGACGGTCCGCTGCCGGCGATCACCGCGGGGACGAAGTTCGGTGAGAAGCCGACGGTCGCCAAGGGCAGCGGTGACCCGTCGAAGGATCTGGCCGTGAAGACGGTGATCGCGGGCAACGGCCAGACGGTCGCGGAGAACGACTACATCCAGGCCCACTACCTGGGCCAGATCTGGTCCTCGGCGAAGGTCTTCGACAACTCCTACGACCGCAAGACGCCGCTGGTCATCCAGCTCGCCCAGGGCAGCATCATCGACGGCTGGCGCTACGCCCTGCCCGGCAAGAAGGTCGGCAGCCGCGTCCAGATGGCCGTCCCGCCGACCTGGGGCTACGGCACCCAGGGCAACAGCCAGGCGGGCATCAAGGGCACCGACACGCTGGTGTTCGTGGTGGATGTGCAGGGCACCTTCAACGCCAAGAGCTCCGCCAAGGGCACCGAGGTCGCCCAGGACAATGTGGACCTGCCCAAGGTCGGCACCAACACCGACGGCAAGGCGCCCTCCATCGAGGTCCCCGAGACCGACGCGCCGACGAAGCTGGTGGCGAACTACATCCTGGAGGGTGACGGCGCGGAGGTCGGCGCCGAGGACAGCGTGCTGGTGCAGTACAAGGGCGTGCTGTGGGACGGCGGCAAGGAGTTCGATGCCACGTACACCAACAAGCAGCTGGTGTCCTTCTCCCTCCAGCAGGTCGTCAAGGGCTGGGCACAGGGCCTGACCGGCAAGAAGGTCGGCAGCCGCGTCCTCATCGTCATCCCGCCGGACCTCGGTTACGGCGACAACCCTCCGCAGGGCAGCGGCATCAAGAAGGACTCCACGCTGGTCTTCTCGGTCGACATCCTCGCGAAGATGTGA
- a CDS encoding FKBP-type peptidyl-prolyl cis-trans isomerase, whose protein sequence is MSIDKPEIDFPGGEPPADLEIKDIWEGDGEVAQAGQTVTVHYVGVAFSTGEEFDASWNRGTPFRFPLGGGRVIKGWDQGVQGMKVGGRRQLTIPAHLAYGNQSPTPAIQPGETLIFVVDLLGV, encoded by the coding sequence GTGAGCATCGACAAGCCCGAGATCGACTTCCCGGGTGGCGAGCCGCCGGCGGACCTGGAGATCAAGGACATCTGGGAGGGCGACGGAGAGGTGGCCCAGGCGGGCCAGACCGTGACCGTGCACTACGTCGGTGTCGCCTTCAGCACCGGCGAGGAGTTCGACGCCAGCTGGAACCGTGGCACGCCGTTCCGCTTCCCGCTGGGCGGCGGCCGGGTCATCAAGGGCTGGGACCAGGGCGTGCAGGGCATGAAGGTCGGCGGCCGCCGCCAGCTGACCATCCCGGCCCACCTCGCCTACGGCAACCAGAGCCCGACGCCGGCCATCCAGCCGGGCGAGACCCTGATCTTCGTGGTCGACCTCCTCGGGGTCTGA
- a CDS encoding helix-turn-helix transcriptional regulator, which yields MAIAKAERLMNLALCLLGTRRPLSKRELRDSIEAYVEAFGPGGGAAGSDDSFNRMFERDKDDLRELGLVIETVESLDGEVGYLARRDSNRLPPITLDAEEAAALGLAAKVWQQARLAGAASGALQKLRAAGLPEDVDPYEAHGALEPRIPVHEAAFEPLMLACRDRRTVGFDYRKATAAHPEPRHVEPWALECWRGHWYLAGWDRDRGAERVFRLSRITGKVRSRGGKFTAPVPDVVTVRETVAGWAGETADRSALIRLRSDAGYPLRAKATRVRELGDGWDELEIPYGHGLDAWLVEFGPDVVVLEPAELRADVMDRLRAVAKG from the coding sequence ATGGCCATTGCCAAGGCCGAGCGGCTCATGAATCTGGCGCTGTGTCTGCTCGGGACGCGGCGGCCGCTGAGCAAGCGCGAGCTGCGTGACTCCATCGAGGCGTACGTCGAAGCCTTCGGACCGGGCGGCGGCGCGGCGGGGAGCGACGACTCCTTCAACCGCATGTTCGAGCGCGACAAGGACGATCTGCGCGAACTCGGCCTGGTCATCGAGACCGTCGAGAGCCTCGACGGCGAGGTCGGCTATCTCGCCCGCCGCGACAGCAACCGGCTGCCCCCGATCACCCTCGACGCCGAGGAGGCGGCCGCCCTGGGCCTGGCCGCGAAGGTCTGGCAGCAGGCCCGGCTCGCCGGTGCCGCCAGCGGCGCCCTCCAGAAGCTGCGTGCGGCCGGTCTGCCCGAGGACGTCGACCCCTACGAGGCCCATGGCGCGCTGGAACCGCGGATCCCCGTCCACGAGGCCGCGTTCGAGCCGCTGATGCTGGCCTGCCGGGACCGCCGGACGGTCGGCTTCGATTACCGTAAGGCCACCGCCGCGCACCCCGAGCCCCGGCATGTCGAGCCGTGGGCGCTGGAGTGCTGGCGCGGCCACTGGTATCTGGCGGGCTGGGACCGCGACCGGGGTGCCGAGCGGGTCTTCAGGCTCTCCCGGATCACCGGCAAGGTCCGCTCGCGCGGCGGGAAGTTCACCGCCCCGGTGCCGGACGTCGTCACCGTGCGGGAGACCGTCGCGGGCTGGGCGGGGGAGACCGCCGACCGCTCCGCGCTGATCCGGCTGCGTTCCGATGCCGGGTACCCCTTGCGGGCGAAAGCCACCCGGGTCCGGGAACTCGGTGACGGCTGGGACGAGTTGGAGATTCCGTACGGCCATGGCCTGGACGCCTGGCTGGTGGAGTTCGGTCCGGACGTGGTGGTGCTGGAGCCCGCCGAGCTGCGGGCCGATGTGATGGACCGGCTGCGTGCCGTGGCCAAGGGCTGA
- a CDS encoding helix-turn-helix transcriptional regulator — translation MAGKPVRPVNAIDQTRRMLSLVTYLRERPGARVEDVARAFGITEDELVSDLDVLPMCGTSFRGGDLLDIDTDGERIWWHNPAALAAEAAEPLRLASDEATALLVAARAVATLPGLREGDRQALLRATAKVETAAGEAAGASARLSVTFESEGGVFADVDRAISERRRLWIRYYSPARDEVTEREIDPIRLVSVGHTYVEAWCRRSEARRTFRLDRVAEIKILDEPSAPPEVELRDLSEGLVQPAAEDPEVIVEVGPGGRWVAEYYPHDSADELPDGGLRITLRTPDPASLRRLALRLGPDGRIVAPPELADSARRAAREALAAYDGIEAQG, via the coding sequence GTGGCAGGCAAACCGGTCAGGCCCGTGAACGCCATCGACCAGACCCGGCGGATGCTCTCCCTGGTGACGTATCTCAGGGAGCGCCCCGGCGCCCGCGTCGAGGACGTCGCGCGCGCCTTCGGCATCACCGAGGACGAGCTGGTCTCGGACCTCGATGTGCTGCCCATGTGCGGCACCAGCTTCCGCGGTGGCGATCTGCTCGACATCGACACCGACGGCGAGCGGATCTGGTGGCACAACCCGGCCGCCCTCGCGGCGGAAGCCGCCGAGCCGCTGCGGCTGGCCTCCGACGAGGCCACGGCCCTGCTGGTGGCGGCCCGCGCGGTGGCCACGCTGCCCGGACTGCGCGAGGGCGACCGGCAGGCCCTGCTGCGGGCCACCGCCAAGGTGGAGACCGCGGCCGGCGAGGCGGCGGGCGCCAGCGCCCGGCTCTCGGTGACCTTTGAGTCCGAGGGCGGCGTCTTCGCCGACGTCGACCGGGCGATCTCCGAGCGCCGCCGGCTGTGGATCCGCTACTACTCCCCGGCCCGCGACGAGGTCACCGAGCGCGAGATCGACCCGATCCGCCTGGTCAGCGTGGGGCACACCTATGTCGAGGCATGGTGCCGCCGCTCCGAGGCGCGCCGCACCTTCCGGCTCGACCGGGTCGCCGAGATCAAGATCCTCGACGAGCCCTCGGCGCCGCCCGAGGTCGAGCTGCGGGACCTCTCCGAGGGGCTGGTGCAGCCCGCCGCCGAGGACCCCGAAGTGATCGTCGAGGTCGGTCCCGGCGGGCGCTGGGTCGCCGAGTACTACCCGCACGACAGTGCGGATGAGCTTCCCGACGGCGGGCTGCGTATCACTCTGCGGACGCCCGACCCGGCGTCGCTGCGGCGCCTCGCGCTCCGGCTCGGCCCCGACGGCCGTATCGTCGCCCCGCCCGAGCTGGCCGACAGCGCCCGCCGGGCGGCCCGGGAGGCCCTCGCGGCGTACGACGGCATCGAGGCGCAGGGCTGA
- the tatA gene encoding Sec-independent protein translocase subunit TatA, with protein MGRLGPTEIILILVVIILLFGAKKLPDMARSLGKSARILKSEAKAMKEEDKSSAPADPPHQADEQPAQRIIQAAPGDVTSSRPVTEPTDTTKR; from the coding sequence ATGGGACGGCTCGGACCTACCGAGATCATTCTGATCCTCGTCGTCATCATCCTGCTGTTCGGTGCGAAGAAGCTTCCGGACATGGCTCGTTCGCTCGGCAAGTCCGCGCGCATCCTCAAGAGCGAGGCCAAGGCGATGAAGGAGGAGGACAAGTCCTCCGCGCCGGCCGACCCGCCGCACCAGGCCGACGAGCAGCCCGCGCAGCGCATCATCCAGGCCGCCCCCGGCGACGTGACCAGCTCGCGCCCGGTCACCGAGCCGACGGACACGACCAAGCGCTGA
- the tatC gene encoding twin-arginine translocase subunit TatC codes for MLKPARNKEKDPEGRMPLAEHLRELRNRLAKALLAIVVVTIVAAFFYMDIISFFTEPILKSVGCKESFEQLANTSTEKTCAQITINGLLTPFTLALKVSLMAGVVLASPIWLYQLWAFVAPGLHRHEKKYAYAFVATGFPLFLMGAFFAYKVLPATAKVLIEFTPFGVDNLLPLDDLLDLVTRMVIVFGLSFELPLLLVMLNFSGAITGKRMLGWWRGMIMGITVFAAVATPSTDPLTMMALAGPIWVLYFLAVAVSLVNDRRRRLREAMGPADDEASDLDLTPEDIGEVETVSASRALPEQASTDRVNGYDDVT; via the coding sequence TTGCTGAAGCCTGCCCGCAACAAGGAGAAGGATCCCGAGGGGCGGATGCCCCTCGCGGAACACCTTCGTGAGCTCCGCAACCGGCTCGCGAAGGCGCTGCTGGCCATCGTCGTCGTGACGATCGTCGCCGCCTTCTTCTACATGGACATCATCAGCTTCTTCACGGAGCCGATCCTGAAGTCGGTCGGCTGCAAGGAGAGCTTCGAGCAACTGGCGAACACCTCCACCGAGAAGACCTGTGCGCAGATCACGATCAACGGTCTGCTCACCCCCTTCACCCTCGCGCTGAAGGTGTCGCTGATGGCCGGCGTGGTCCTGGCCTCGCCGATCTGGCTCTACCAGCTCTGGGCCTTCGTCGCCCCGGGCCTGCACAGGCACGAGAAGAAGTACGCGTACGCGTTCGTCGCCACGGGCTTCCCGCTGTTCCTGATGGGCGCCTTCTTCGCGTACAAGGTGCTGCCCGCCACCGCGAAGGTGCTGATCGAGTTCACTCCGTTCGGCGTGGACAACCTGCTGCCGCTGGACGATCTGCTCGACCTCGTCACGCGCATGGTGATCGTCTTCGGTCTCTCCTTCGAGTTGCCGCTGCTGCTGGTCATGCTCAACTTCAGCGGCGCCATCACCGGCAAGCGGATGCTCGGCTGGTGGCGCGGAATGATCATGGGCATCACGGTGTTCGCGGCCGTCGCGACCCCGAGCACCGACCCGCTGACCATGATGGCGCTCGCCGGACCGATCTGGGTGCTGTACTTCCTCGCGGTCGCCGTCTCGCTGGTCAACGACCGCCGCAGGCGCCTGCGTGAGGCGATGGGCCCCGCCGACGACGAGGCCTCCGACCTCGACCTCACCCCCGAGGACATCGGCGAGGTCGAGACCGTCTCCGCCAGCCGGGCCCTGCCCGAGCAGGCGTCCACGGACCGGGTCAACGGTTATGACGACGTGACCTGA
- a CDS encoding diacylglycerol kinase, with protein MSSEITLFVNPTAGRGRGAGAAQPAASALRAAGFTVRTVIGEDSADALVRARAAVADGTGALVAVGGDGMANLALQAVAGTRTPLGLVAVGTGNDFARALGLPVRDPAAAGRVIAEGLKGARLRDVDLGQVGDRFFGTVLASGFDSRVNDRGNRMRWPTGRLKYDLAMLAELAAFKPFPYRITLDDGEAREIEATLVAVGNGSSYGGGMRICPGADLRDGLFDITIVGDCSRATLLRVFPSVYRGGHVGHPKVTVVRAARIEITAEHITGYADGEPLGPLPLTARCVPGAVRVVGP; from the coding sequence GTGAGCAGCGAGATCACTCTCTTCGTCAACCCCACCGCGGGCCGCGGCCGGGGCGCCGGTGCGGCGCAGCCGGCCGCTTCCGCTTTGCGGGCGGCCGGGTTCACCGTGCGGACGGTCATCGGCGAGGACTCCGCGGACGCCCTCGTACGCGCGCGTGCCGCCGTCGCGGACGGCACCGGGGCGCTGGTGGCCGTCGGCGGTGACGGCATGGCGAACCTCGCGCTCCAGGCCGTCGCCGGCACCCGCACCCCGCTCGGCCTGGTCGCCGTCGGCACCGGCAACGACTTCGCCCGTGCGCTCGGCCTGCCCGTGCGGGACCCGGCCGCCGCGGGCCGGGTGATCGCCGAGGGGCTCAAGGGCGCCCGGCTGCGCGACGTCGACCTCGGACAGGTCGGCGACCGCTTCTTCGGCACGGTCCTCGCCTCCGGCTTCGACTCCCGGGTCAACGACCGCGGCAACCGGATGCGATGGCCCACCGGCCGCCTCAAGTACGACCTGGCGATGCTCGCCGAGCTGGCCGCCTTCAAGCCCTTCCCGTACCGGATCACGCTCGACGACGGGGAGGCCCGCGAGATCGAGGCCACGCTGGTCGCCGTCGGCAACGGGTCCTCGTACGGCGGCGGGATGCGGATCTGTCCCGGCGCCGATCTCAGAGACGGGCTGTTCGACATCACGATCGTCGGGGACTGCTCCCGGGCCACCCTGCTGAGGGTCTTCCCGAGCGTCTACCGGGGCGGGCACGTCGGCCATCCCAAGGTCACCGTGGTCCGGGCCGCGCGGATCGAGATCACCGCCGAGCACATCACCGGCTACGCCGACGGGGAGCCGCTCGGCCCGCTGCCGCTGACGGCACGCTGCGTGCCCGGAGCGGTACGCGTCGTAGGGCCCTGA